The proteins below come from a single Gossypium raimondii isolate GPD5lz chromosome 2, ASM2569854v1, whole genome shotgun sequence genomic window:
- the LOC105789626 gene encoding uncharacterized protein LOC105789626, which produces MAFSTTFHPQTDDQSERVIQVLEDMLRCSVLDFLGPVAYQLELLSELDRIHDVFHVSILRRYHFDPTHIVPVEEIKVRPDLSFMEEPVQVLDHEVKVLRKKSIPLVKVLWRNHSSKEATWEPEEAMKQQYPHVF; this is translated from the exons ATGGCCTTTAGTACTACGTTTCATCCCCAGACAGATGATCAATCGGAAAGAGTGATTCAAGTACTAGAGGATATGTTGAGGTGTTCTGTATTGGATTTCTTAG GACCGGTTGCATATCAACTTGAGTTGCTTTCAGAATTAGATCggattcatgatgtgttccacGTCTCAATACTAAGGCGTTATCACTTTGATCCCACACACATTGTACCAGTCGAGGAGATTAAGGTTAGGCCAGATCTGTCGTTCATGGAGGAGCCAGTGCAGGTACTAGATCATGAGGTTAAAGTACTGAGGAAGAAGTCTATTCCTCTAGTCAAAGTGCTTTGGCGTAATCATAGTTCAAAAGAGGCCACATGGGAACCCGAAGAGGCGATGAAACAACAATACCCTCATGTtttctga